One Paraburkholderia kururiensis DNA window includes the following coding sequences:
- a CDS encoding sulfotransferase: MPTHQPPEELSIPEALSRAHAHWNAGQADRAELLCQRVLAAWPGQADALHLLGLIAHAYGNLDIAIGHLREACKAPRAPAVYSANLAEMCRQKGLLEEAAQAARRAVAMDPTLAAGWNNLGIILQEAGRFDESRTCLEHVIALQPEWAEAHNNLGNTLRRLGRLDLAEPHYRRAIALKPEYPEAHSNLAFLLSSQGRYDEAAQEAQLALDLNPRFVEAYLNLAEVESVRHRYDAALRVFDKLQAFAPQHPVALVAYAKLLLKLERDNEALVLARRAVACAPQYAEAHNMLATVLQARGETDEALAAFERAAQLPGTVAEEAMLGRAMVLIEAGRKDEALAAFDRALEAFPGSALIRAARADTRTFEAGDPDFPVLEAFVAQDDRRALEDRIAVQFALGKAYLDIKDSARAFAHFDAANRARRASFAYDQQDTERWLQRIAETFTPELYERLQGMGAASDLPVFIVGMPRSGTTLIEQIVAAHPDVTGAGELAALRQVVDASGVYPDRLPALAAGPRYTASRVLEQLGRDYLARTLPLARGSVRLVDKMPGNFALAGLIPLILPGARIIHTRRDAVDTCLSCYTKLFAGDQPFAYDQAELGRFYRAYERLMAHWRAVLPPGQFIEVDYEAVVDNVEYEARRLIEFLGLPWSEACLNFHQDRRVVRTASANQVRQPIYGTSKGRWRAHTAYLGPLLAALGVEMPQ, translated from the coding sequence ATGCCCACCCATCAGCCACCGGAAGAATTGAGCATCCCTGAAGCGTTATCGCGCGCGCACGCACACTGGAACGCCGGCCAGGCCGATCGTGCGGAACTCCTCTGCCAGCGTGTGCTCGCCGCGTGGCCCGGCCAGGCCGATGCGCTGCACCTTCTGGGACTGATCGCGCACGCCTACGGCAATCTGGACATCGCGATCGGGCATCTGCGCGAGGCGTGCAAGGCGCCCCGTGCACCGGCTGTCTATTCGGCCAATCTCGCTGAGATGTGCCGGCAAAAAGGTCTGCTCGAGGAAGCCGCGCAAGCCGCCCGGCGGGCGGTCGCCATGGACCCGACGCTGGCCGCGGGCTGGAACAATCTCGGCATCATCCTGCAGGAGGCGGGGCGTTTCGACGAAAGCCGCACCTGTCTCGAACACGTGATTGCACTGCAGCCGGAATGGGCGGAAGCACACAACAATCTCGGGAATACGTTGCGGCGACTTGGCCGCCTCGATCTGGCCGAGCCGCACTATCGGCGTGCCATCGCACTCAAACCGGAGTATCCGGAAGCCCACAGCAACCTCGCGTTCCTGCTTTCGTCCCAGGGCCGTTACGACGAAGCGGCGCAAGAGGCTCAACTTGCGCTGGACCTGAATCCGCGCTTCGTCGAGGCGTATCTGAACCTCGCTGAAGTCGAAAGTGTGCGACACCGGTACGACGCAGCGCTTCGCGTATTCGACAAGCTCCAGGCATTCGCGCCGCAGCATCCGGTCGCGCTCGTCGCTTATGCAAAACTGCTGCTCAAACTCGAACGCGATAACGAAGCGCTCGTGCTCGCGCGTCGGGCCGTGGCGTGTGCGCCGCAATACGCCGAAGCGCACAACATGCTCGCGACGGTGCTCCAGGCGCGTGGCGAAACCGACGAGGCGCTGGCCGCATTCGAACGCGCGGCGCAATTGCCCGGCACGGTGGCGGAGGAAGCCATGCTCGGCCGCGCGATGGTGCTGATAGAAGCAGGCCGCAAGGACGAAGCGCTCGCCGCGTTCGACCGGGCCCTCGAAGCGTTTCCGGGCTCGGCGTTGATTCGTGCGGCACGCGCCGACACGCGAACGTTCGAAGCGGGCGATCCCGATTTCCCCGTGCTTGAAGCGTTTGTCGCGCAAGACGATCGGCGCGCGCTAGAGGATCGCATCGCGGTACAGTTCGCGCTCGGAAAAGCCTACCTGGACATCAAGGACAGCGCCCGCGCCTTCGCGCATTTCGATGCGGCCAATCGCGCCAGACGAGCGAGCTTTGCGTACGATCAGCAGGACACCGAACGATGGCTGCAACGTATCGCCGAAACCTTCACGCCCGAGCTTTATGAACGGCTACAAGGCATGGGCGCAGCGTCGGACTTGCCGGTATTCATCGTGGGTATGCCGCGTTCCGGCACGACGCTGATCGAGCAGATCGTGGCCGCTCATCCCGACGTGACCGGAGCGGGCGAGCTGGCCGCACTGCGGCAGGTAGTCGATGCCAGCGGCGTGTATCCCGACCGTCTGCCCGCATTGGCTGCTGGGCCGAGGTACACCGCGAGCCGCGTGCTCGAGCAGCTGGGGCGCGACTATCTTGCGCGGACTCTCCCATTGGCGCGCGGCAGCGTCCGGCTCGTCGACAAGATGCCGGGCAACTTCGCCCTCGCAGGTCTGATCCCACTGATACTGCCGGGGGCGCGCATCATTCATACACGGCGCGATGCCGTCGATACGTGTCTGTCCTGCTACACGAAGCTCTTCGCTGGGGATCAACCGTTCGCTTACGACCAGGCAGAACTGGGCCGGTTTTATCGCGCCTACGAACGTCTGATGGCCCACTGGCGCGCCGTGCTGCCGCCCGGGCAGTTCATCGAAGTGGATTACGAAGCGGTTGTCGACAACGTCGAATACGAGGCGCGTCGACTGATCGAGTTTCTCGGATTGCCATGGAGCGAGGCGTGCCTGAACTTCCATCAGGACCGCCGCGTGGTGCGCACCGCGAGCGCGAACCAGGTGCGCCAGCCGATCTACGGCACATCGAAGGGCCGCTGGCGCGCCCACACCGCGTATCTTGGGCCGTTGCTGGCCGCGCTCGGCGTGGAGATGCCGCAGTGA
- a CDS encoding glycosyltransferase family 9 protein, translating to MTSGLDLAALDRQIRPLLAQQRYEEAEALLRPLVASGTAPLAVWRWLASALRPQGKIAETRAIQEMVVAHVPGDYAARFDLSETLLLMGEFERGWREYRYRYSLAHTASMERKVQRPRWNGQPIPGKTLLIHDEQGFGDTFQFLRMVPWAKAKSGARVILEVSREVLLLAARTRGFDHILARGELPPPFDAHCELMSLPMAMGLTLADLPGPTPYVQPDAQRVERWRKRLATLPRPWVALVWAGRPTHPNDANRSLALEQLAPLAHCEATFLSLQKGPAEAQAGRPPDGMSLASLSSEIDDFEDTAAILSLADLLVSVDSSPVHLAGALGRPVWVMLPFVPDWRWLLAREDSPWYPHARLFRQPARGDWASVIAAIARELGSFVRSRL from the coding sequence GTGACGTCAGGCCTCGACCTCGCGGCGCTCGACCGGCAAATCCGGCCGCTGCTCGCGCAGCAGCGCTACGAGGAAGCAGAAGCGCTGCTCCGTCCGCTGGTGGCTTCGGGGACGGCGCCGCTCGCCGTGTGGCGTTGGCTCGCGAGCGCGCTTCGTCCACAGGGAAAAATCGCGGAGACGCGCGCGATTCAGGAAATGGTGGTCGCACACGTGCCGGGCGACTACGCGGCGCGCTTCGATCTGTCCGAGACACTGCTACTGATGGGGGAGTTCGAACGCGGCTGGCGCGAATACCGCTACCGCTACAGTCTCGCGCACACGGCAAGCATGGAGCGTAAGGTGCAACGTCCACGCTGGAATGGACAACCGATACCGGGCAAGACGCTGCTCATCCACGATGAACAGGGTTTCGGCGATACGTTTCAGTTTCTGCGGATGGTGCCGTGGGCGAAAGCGAAAAGCGGCGCGCGCGTGATCCTGGAGGTGTCCCGTGAAGTATTACTGCTCGCAGCGCGCACACGCGGGTTCGATCACATCCTTGCGCGCGGAGAGCTGCCGCCGCCGTTCGACGCTCATTGCGAGTTGATGAGCCTGCCCATGGCAATGGGACTGACGCTCGCTGACTTGCCCGGCCCGACGCCGTATGTGCAGCCGGATGCGCAGCGCGTCGAGCGTTGGCGGAAACGTCTCGCCACGCTGCCACGCCCGTGGGTCGCCCTGGTGTGGGCGGGTCGCCCGACTCATCCGAACGACGCGAACCGGTCGCTCGCACTCGAGCAATTGGCGCCGCTCGCGCACTGCGAAGCAACGTTCCTTTCCCTTCAAAAGGGGCCGGCCGAAGCGCAGGCGGGGCGTCCGCCCGACGGCATGTCGCTCGCATCGCTGAGCAGCGAAATCGACGACTTCGAGGATACGGCGGCGATCTTGAGCCTGGCGGATCTTCTGGTTTCGGTGGATTCCTCGCCGGTTCATCTTGCAGGTGCACTCGGGCGACCGGTCTGGGTGATGCTGCCATTCGTGCCGGACTGGCGCTGGCTACTCGCACGCGAGGATTCGCCATGGTATCCGCATGCAAGATTGTTCCGTCAGCCTGCCCGCGGCGATTGGGCTAGCGTGATCGCCGCGATTGCACGGGAGCTTGGCAGTTTCGTTCGATCGCGCTTGTAG
- a CDS encoding LysR family transcriptional regulator, producing the protein MLTFKQMEALYWIVQLGSFEAAAARLNTTQSAISKRVQELERAFDVLVFDRANRSARLTEKGTEFFEHAKELLERRDQIVERMSSKEALVRQIRIGVTELTALTWLPRLIAAIQAEYPKVKVEAEVDLNAMLRERLAAATVDVIIVPQTHEVEPYASTLVGQVRNMWMCAASLAPGKRAIPLADIAKFPLILQGGLSGTGYVYSRFLEEQGVALQKVLASNSLIAQIGLTLSGLGVSYLPEACLARMLKRRALVVVPTSPALPPVRYVAMHRAEQPHSLGVAVARLAAQSCDFSSNLFDPEVRRK; encoded by the coding sequence ATGCTGACCTTCAAGCAGATGGAAGCCTTGTACTGGATCGTTCAGCTCGGTTCGTTCGAGGCCGCCGCGGCGCGACTGAACACCACGCAATCGGCAATCTCCAAGCGCGTGCAGGAGCTGGAACGCGCATTCGACGTGCTGGTGTTCGACCGCGCAAATCGCAGCGCACGTCTCACGGAGAAAGGGACCGAGTTCTTCGAACACGCTAAGGAACTGCTCGAGCGGCGCGACCAGATCGTCGAGCGCATGAGTTCGAAAGAGGCGCTGGTACGTCAGATCCGCATCGGCGTGACAGAACTCACGGCGCTGACGTGGCTGCCGCGCCTCATCGCGGCGATTCAGGCCGAGTATCCGAAGGTGAAGGTCGAAGCAGAAGTGGATCTGAACGCGATGTTGCGCGAACGGCTGGCCGCGGCCACTGTCGACGTCATCATCGTGCCGCAGACGCACGAGGTCGAGCCGTATGCGTCGACGCTCGTCGGTCAGGTTCGGAATATGTGGATGTGCGCGGCCAGTCTCGCGCCGGGCAAGCGTGCGATTCCGCTTGCTGACATCGCGAAGTTTCCGCTGATTTTGCAGGGCGGCCTGTCCGGTACGGGTTACGTGTACAGCCGGTTTCTGGAGGAGCAAGGCGTGGCGTTGCAGAAAGTACTGGCGAGCAACAGTCTGATTGCGCAAATCGGGCTCACGCTGTCGGGACTTGGCGTCAGTTACTTACCCGAAGCATGTCTTGCGCGCATGCTCAAGCGGCGGGCGCTTGTCGTAGTGCCGACTTCCCCAGCCCTGCCCCCCGTTAGATACGTCGCCATGCATCGGGCAGAGCAGCCGCATTCGCTCGGTGTTGCTGTGGCGAGGCTTGCAGCGCAATCGTGCGACTTCTCCTCGAATCTTTTTGATCCCGAAGTCAGGCGAAAGTAA
- a CDS encoding cation:dicarboxylate symporter family transporter, translated as MESVMEIPQPERMEHKPRVGLAMQIVIGLFVGIVVGLVLNRFPEFRESAINGFLQPAGDVFIRLIKMVVVPIVFTSMVTGIAGVGDGRSLGRIGLKTLVYFEIITTIAIVLGLVLGNVLHPGLGTDLSQLGHADISRYQQTTQQTHGHHGFMALLLSIIPDNIVMAMGRGDLLPVIFFSVLFGLGLQSVPAEYRNPVIATFKGISDAMFKVTGMVMRYAPFGVCALIAVTVASFGFGSLLPLVKLVAVTYLAIIVFAVFVLGVTARIFGFRIFTLLRVIKDELIIAFSTCSSATVLPQLMKKMEDFGVPKSITTFVVPTGYTFNLDGASIYLGIGTLFVAQLYGVPLGLQEQIVLVLTMVVTSKGAAGVPGFMFVILLTTLASAGLPLEGLAFIAGVDRIMDMGRTALNVVGNALAPLVIARWEGQYDEEKGRAYIASLDA; from the coding sequence ATGGAATCCGTCATGGAAATACCTCAACCCGAGCGCATGGAGCACAAGCCGCGCGTCGGGCTCGCTATGCAAATTGTGATCGGCCTCTTTGTCGGTATCGTCGTGGGGCTGGTACTCAACCGTTTCCCGGAGTTTCGTGAATCCGCGATCAACGGCTTCCTGCAACCGGCGGGCGACGTCTTCATCCGTCTGATCAAGATGGTGGTCGTGCCTATCGTCTTCACCAGCATGGTGACGGGAATCGCAGGCGTGGGCGATGGGCGCTCGCTCGGGCGCATCGGCCTGAAGACGCTCGTGTACTTTGAAATCATCACGACGATCGCCATCGTGCTGGGACTCGTGCTCGGCAATGTGCTGCATCCGGGCCTGGGCACCGATCTGTCGCAGCTCGGCCACGCTGATATCTCGCGCTATCAGCAGACAACTCAGCAGACCCATGGACATCATGGCTTCATGGCGCTGTTGCTGAGCATCATTCCCGACAACATCGTCATGGCAATGGGGCGCGGCGACCTGCTGCCCGTGATCTTCTTTTCGGTGCTGTTCGGACTGGGCCTGCAATCGGTGCCTGCCGAATATCGCAACCCCGTGATTGCGACTTTCAAAGGCATCAGCGATGCCATGTTCAAGGTCACCGGCATGGTCATGCGTTACGCGCCTTTCGGCGTGTGTGCGCTGATTGCGGTGACCGTTGCGAGCTTCGGCTTCGGTTCGCTGTTGCCGCTTGTCAAACTCGTAGCGGTGACCTACCTCGCGATCATCGTGTTCGCGGTGTTCGTGCTCGGCGTCACGGCGCGCATCTTCGGATTCCGCATCTTCACGCTGCTGCGCGTCATCAAGGACGAATTGATCATTGCGTTCTCGACGTGCAGTTCGGCGACGGTACTGCCGCAACTGATGAAGAAGATGGAGGACTTCGGCGTACCTAAAAGCATCACGACATTCGTGGTGCCGACGGGCTACACCTTCAATCTCGACGGCGCATCGATTTATCTCGGTATCGGCACGTTGTTCGTGGCCCAGCTGTATGGCGTACCTCTCGGCCTGCAAGAGCAGATTGTGCTCGTACTGACCATGGTCGTCACATCCAAGGGCGCGGCGGGCGTGCCGGGTTTCATGTTCGTCATCCTGCTGACGACGCTCGCGAGTGCGGGATTGCCGCTCGAAGGACTCGCGTTCATCGCGGGCGTGGACCGGATCATGGATATGGGACGCACCGCGCTGAACGTAGTGGGCAACGCGCTCGCACCGCTCGTCATCGCCAGATGGGAAGGTCAGTACGACGAGGAAAAGGGCAGGGCTTATATCGCGTCGCTGGACGCATGA
- a CDS encoding autotransporter domain-containing protein, with translation MTRLPVLTMKTTTDTYRAGAAVPGALREFALRRHPLAAASVATFAVALHAAPASAACLSTNVNTDVIGATTCVNWSTTGNTSLVVTNSGSLSGTPTAISVSGSGTGSALSNSGVIAGTAYGVLNAGTIGTVTNHSGGTIVSAQQYAFYNDNGTVISMTNESGGSIMGSTLGIADAGLISSLTNSGVVSGNRGIETGVGGTIGTLVNNGTISGTGGSGVGIYNFFGTFGTIDNTANATISGLAYGVYNVGTIGTIANEGTLTGGIAGVLSSSGGTVGTITNSGLLQGGQQGIQGANLTITNSGTISGGTDAIYFTGGSSLLTLASGQTMVGAIELGAGASATVGGANSGLTVGNAIKLDASTSTLTLNSTGNLTLGGLISGSGNVTVGGAGTLTLAGTNTYSGTTTIGSGALQLTGDTSLMTGNIVDSGALIFGQTASSRYSGTISGAGSVTQGGTGTLTLTGAQTYTGATAINTGATLALSGSGSVAQSAGVTANGTFDISGTTGGTSIKSLSGTGSVTLGSQTLTLTDASGVFSGVISGTGGLTLAGGTETLTNVNTYTGTTLIESGAVLALSSANNIAIGNVVDFGTLQISGSAGGLSGSGTVSVGAAGLTLAGSNGTFGGVIAGGGGLTLASGTQTLTGTSTYTGTTTVAGGATLALAGTGSIAQSSGMIDNGVLDISGTAGGAQIANLSGSGTVNLGVQRLTVAGSDSTTFSGSISGTGPFVKQGTGTLILDGRSTAFTGTTEVAGGLLEVGDIGTPGALLGGSVVVDTPGTLRGHGTIAGDVTNNGTVMPGGSIGTLTVAGNYAQAGGATLSVEVSPTAASQLSVNGSAALNGVLAIAYTPGTYSARQYTLVSARSVSGTFSSITNTGTSYLGTLTPTITYSADSVLLTLSGAVAPTDTSIYTALGTAAIVGGQAQDAALLDRLGNGSAATPGAPAGWVTATGSHTKVSGTNGEPGFQANRYGFLAGLDRTLGSYTVGVAAGYDHTAVGEQDTGDSGTIDTLRVALYGARKLGPVNLAATVGAGLDFLSLKRPFGTQGTAEGDHMGQEFNFGTQASLPMTFGSVTVTPRIGLRYAYFHANGFGESGAGGQDLQVGADNVRSLQPYAQISLDRNFGDSLRPVNVELRVGYAHELLDANRAVSVASQDGTPFNAPGTTLPRGYLTSGVSVTMHPVRNLDVALSYDTVFNTTHASVQQGSVRVGYRF, from the coding sequence ATGACCCGACTTCCCGTCCTGACGATGAAAACAACAACCGACACATACCGAGCTGGTGCTGCCGTTCCAGGTGCGCTGCGGGAATTCGCGTTGCGCCGGCACCCGCTTGCAGCGGCATCTGTTGCCACCTTCGCGGTTGCGCTGCATGCGGCCCCGGCCTCTGCGGCCTGCCTGAGCACCAATGTGAACACGGACGTTATCGGTGCGACGACATGCGTGAACTGGAGCACGACCGGCAACACCTCGCTCGTCGTCACGAACAGCGGGTCTCTCTCCGGTACGCCGACCGCAATCAGCGTGAGCGGTTCCGGCACCGGCTCGGCGCTGTCCAACAGCGGGGTGATCGCAGGCACGGCTTACGGCGTTCTCAACGCCGGTACGATCGGAACGGTAACCAACCACAGCGGGGGCACCATTGTCTCTGCGCAGCAATACGCCTTTTATAACGATAACGGCACGGTCATTTCGATGACCAACGAAAGCGGGGGGAGCATTATGGGCTCCACGCTTGGTATCGCCGATGCGGGCCTTATTAGTTCGTTGACCAATAGCGGCGTCGTTTCCGGCAACAGGGGCATCGAGACTGGGGTTGGCGGCACCATCGGCACCCTAGTCAATAACGGCACGATCAGCGGAACGGGCGGGTCCGGAGTCGGAATCTATAACTTTTTCGGCACGTTCGGCACCATAGACAACACCGCTAATGCCACGATCTCGGGTCTGGCGTACGGCGTTTACAACGTCGGAACGATCGGCACGATCGCTAACGAAGGAACCCTGACGGGCGGAATTGCCGGCGTTCTTTCAAGCAGCGGCGGGACGGTCGGCACCATCACGAACTCGGGGCTGCTTCAGGGCGGCCAGCAAGGTATCCAGGGTGCGAATCTGACGATCACCAATAGCGGTACGATCAGCGGCGGCACCGATGCGATCTACTTCACGGGTGGCAGCAGCCTTCTGACGCTCGCATCGGGCCAAACGATGGTGGGGGCGATCGAACTGGGTGCAGGCGCCAGTGCGACGGTCGGCGGCGCCAATTCAGGGCTGACTGTGGGTAATGCGATCAAGCTCGACGCCTCCACTTCGACCCTTACCCTGAACAGCACCGGCAACCTCACGCTCGGCGGCCTGATTTCCGGCTCGGGCAACGTGACGGTAGGCGGCGCCGGCACGTTGACACTGGCAGGCACCAATACGTACAGCGGCACGACGACGATCGGCAGCGGCGCGCTGCAATTGACGGGCGATACGTCGCTGATGACAGGCAACATCGTGGACAGTGGCGCGCTGATTTTCGGCCAGACGGCCAGTTCGCGCTACAGCGGCACGATTTCGGGCGCCGGCAGCGTGACCCAGGGCGGCACCGGCACGCTGACGCTGACAGGCGCGCAGACTTATACCGGTGCAACCGCAATCAATACAGGGGCGACGCTCGCCCTCTCCGGTTCCGGTAGCGTCGCGCAATCGGCAGGGGTGACGGCGAACGGCACGTTCGACATCTCCGGCACGACGGGCGGCACATCGATCAAGAGTCTGTCCGGCACGGGCAGCGTGACGCTCGGTAGTCAGACGCTCACGCTTACCGATGCAAGCGGGGTGTTCTCGGGCGTGATTTCGGGAACCGGCGGCCTGACGTTGGCGGGTGGCACAGAAACGCTGACCAACGTGAACACCTACACCGGCACGACGTTGATCGAAAGCGGTGCGGTGCTCGCCCTGTCCAGCGCGAACAACATTGCGATCGGCAACGTCGTCGATTTCGGCACGCTGCAGATCTCCGGTTCGGCAGGCGGCCTGTCCGGCTCGGGCACGGTTTCGGTCGGAGCGGCAGGACTGACGCTCGCGGGATCGAACGGCACGTTCGGCGGCGTCATCGCGGGCGGGGGCGGACTGACGCTCGCGAGCGGAACGCAGACACTGACCGGCACGAGCACCTATACCGGCACCACCACGGTTGCCGGCGGCGCGACGCTGGCGCTCGCAGGAACCGGCAGCATCGCGCAGTCGAGCGGCATGATCGATAACGGCGTGCTGGATATTTCCGGCACGGCGGGCGGCGCGCAGATCGCCAACCTGTCGGGAAGCGGCACGGTGAACCTCGGCGTGCAACGGCTGACCGTAGCGGGGAGCGATTCGACCACCTTCTCCGGTTCGATCAGCGGCACGGGACCGTTCGTCAAACAGGGCACCGGCACGTTGATCCTCGATGGCCGCAGCACCGCCTTTACGGGTACCACCGAAGTGGCGGGCGGCCTGCTCGAAGTGGGCGACATCGGCACGCCGGGCGCGCTGTTAGGCGGGAGCGTCGTCGTCGATACACCCGGTACCCTTCGCGGACACGGCACCATCGCCGGCGATGTGACCAACAACGGCACGGTCATGCCGGGCGGCTCCATCGGTACGCTCACCGTCGCGGGCAACTACGCGCAGGCCGGCGGCGCCACGTTGTCGGTGGAGGTGAGCCCGACGGCGGCCTCGCAGTTGAGTGTGAACGGCAGTGCCGCGCTGAACGGCGTGCTGGCTATCGCCTACACGCCGGGCACTTACTCGGCGAGGCAGTACACGCTGGTTTCGGCCCGCAGCGTGAGCGGCACGTTTAGCAGCATCACGAACACCGGTACGTCGTATCTCGGCACGCTGACGCCCACGATCACGTATAGCGCCGATTCGGTATTGCTGACCTTGAGCGGAGCCGTCGCGCCCACCGATACGTCCATTTACACCGCACTCGGTACCGCCGCGATCGTGGGAGGGCAGGCGCAAGACGCCGCGCTGCTCGACCGGCTCGGAAACGGCTCCGCCGCAACGCCGGGCGCACCCGCCGGTTGGGTGACGGCCACCGGCAGCCACACCAAAGTAAGTGGTACGAACGGCGAACCGGGATTCCAGGCGAATCGCTACGGATTCCTTGCGGGCCTCGACCGGACACTCGGCAGCTATACCGTGGGGGTCGCGGCGGGTTACGACCATACGGCCGTCGGCGAGCAGGATACGGGCGACTCGGGCACGATCGATACCCTTCGTGTCGCGCTTTACGGTGCGCGCAAGCTCGGGCCCGTCAATCTCGCCGCAACGGTCGGCGCCGGACTCGACTTCCTCTCGCTCAAACGTCCGTTCGGCACACAAGGCACGGCCGAAGGCGACCACATGGGGCAGGAGTTCAACTTCGGCACCCAGGCCAGCCTGCCGATGACATTCGGCAGCGTGACGGTCACGCCGCGCATCGGTCTGCGCTACGCCTACTTCCACGCCAATGGCTTCGGAGAAAGCGGTGCCGGCGGCCAGGATCTGCAGGTGGGGGCGGACAACGTGCGCAGCCTTCAGCCGTACGCGCAAATCTCGCTCGACCGGAACTTCGGCGATTCGCTCAGGCCTGTCAACGTGGAGCTACGCGTCGGCTATGCGCATGAATTGCTCGATGCGAACCGGGCCGTCAGCGTAGCGTCGCAAGACGGCACGCCGTTCAATGCGCCGGGCACGACGCTGCCGCGTGGCTATCTGACTTCGGGTGTCAGCGTGACGATGCATCCGGTGAGGAATCTCGATGTCGCGCTGAGTTATGACACGGTGTTCAACACCACCCATGCGTCGGTGCAGCAAGGCAGCGTGCGCGTTGGCTATCGGTTCTGA
- a CDS encoding aminotransferase class V-fold PLP-dependent enzyme — translation MQEIKRRFHYVDHDVDGRARLFFDNAGGSFRLKSALEAFAKIDALPDCPERIHERALVLQDIQTRGEDDIRRILNARDGSVYLSLTASAAMFEMVRAVMENVPGTNAVTTILEHPSSFDAMTLYCERTGKTLRVAPSNAETGGVDVDAIVSLIDEDTSLLSVMYASNISGAKLDIAAIVERARARKPDLYIIVDAVQHAPHAVIDLQKTPVDGINFAPYKFFGCRGAGVAWLSERLAELPHHRLAAKEKGVWELGSPAPAQFAMVSAIVDYVAWIGAQFSDAEDRRERFVQGMHRIEEHERALLSLMLDGSDGQRGLRAIDGVRVFWDHDDLTRRDLIAGIGFDGLDPTAAVRAYEERGVIVYERIATSLYSGRMLKSFNLDGAVRISPLHCHAPSDIARFLAVTEDIAITSRLAR, via the coding sequence ATGCAAGAGATCAAGCGCCGCTTCCATTACGTCGATCACGACGTCGACGGCCGTGCGCGCCTCTTCTTCGACAACGCTGGCGGTTCATTCAGACTGAAATCGGCATTGGAAGCGTTCGCGAAGATCGACGCGTTGCCGGATTGTCCCGAGCGAATCCACGAACGCGCACTGGTTTTGCAGGACATCCAGACGCGTGGCGAAGACGACATCCGCCGCATTCTCAACGCGCGCGACGGCAGCGTGTATCTCTCTCTGACGGCATCGGCGGCGATGTTCGAAATGGTGCGCGCGGTGATGGAGAACGTGCCTGGCACGAACGCTGTAACGACCATTCTCGAGCATCCGTCGTCCTTCGACGCGATGACGCTGTACTGCGAGCGCACCGGCAAGACGCTGCGCGTCGCGCCGAGCAACGCCGAAACGGGTGGCGTCGATGTCGATGCCATCGTTTCGCTCATTGACGAGGACACGTCGCTATTGAGCGTGATGTACGCGTCGAACATTTCGGGAGCAAAGCTGGATATCGCGGCCATCGTCGAACGTGCGCGCGCGCGCAAGCCGGATCTCTACATCATCGTGGATGCGGTCCAGCACGCGCCGCACGCGGTCATCGACTTGCAGAAGACACCCGTCGACGGCATCAACTTCGCGCCATACAAATTCTTCGGCTGCCGGGGTGCGGGCGTGGCGTGGCTGTCGGAACGGCTCGCGGAACTTCCCCATCATCGGCTCGCCGCCAAAGAGAAAGGTGTCTGGGAACTCGGCAGTCCCGCGCCGGCGCAGTTTGCCATGGTGAGCGCAATTGTCGACTACGTCGCATGGATCGGCGCGCAGTTCAGCGACGCCGAAGACCGCCGCGAACGCTTCGTGCAGGGCATGCACCGCATCGAAGAACACGAGCGAGCGCTGCTGTCGTTGATGCTCGACGGCAGTGATGGACAGCGCGGGCTGCGAGCGATCGACGGCGTGCGCGTGTTCTGGGATCACGACGATCTGACGCGCCGCGATCTGATCGCGGGCATCGGCTTCGATGGTCTGGATCCGACCGCCGCCGTGCGCGCATATGAAGAGCGCGGCGTGATCGTCTATGAGCGGATTGCGACAAGCCTCTACTCGGGGCGAATGTTGAAATCGTTCAACCTCGACGGTGCGGTGCGCATCTCTCCGTTGCATTGCCATGCGCCGAGCGACATTGCGAGGTTCCTCGCTGTAACGGAGGACATTGCGATCACAAGCCGGCTTGCGAGATAA